The proteins below come from a single Saccharopolyspora sp. SCSIO 74807 genomic window:
- a CDS encoding TetR/AcrR family transcriptional regulator, which produces MPRPGTALPAAIHAAATRLFQERGFAGTTVREIAAAAGADPALVIRHFGSKELLFLETMHLTLDDEPLLDVPLEQLGEKFVELLLDLQHESGGVFVALLRGSNEPHIADRLKATHEGTFVEPLRARLSGPDADLRARLAGSLLAGLLYGLLVVGDERLLAADRGELVSRYGALLQDLLTPRA; this is translated from the coding sequence ATGCCCCGACCCGGTACCGCGCTGCCAGCGGCGATCCACGCGGCCGCGACCCGGTTGTTCCAGGAACGCGGATTCGCCGGGACCACCGTGCGGGAGATCGCGGCCGCGGCCGGTGCCGACCCGGCGCTGGTGATCCGCCACTTCGGCAGCAAGGAACTGCTGTTCCTGGAGACCATGCACCTGACGCTGGACGACGAGCCGCTGCTGGACGTGCCGCTGGAACAGCTCGGGGAGAAGTTCGTCGAGCTGCTGCTGGACCTGCAGCACGAGTCCGGCGGCGTGTTCGTGGCGCTGCTGCGCGGCAGCAACGAACCGCACATCGCCGACCGGCTCAAGGCCACCCACGAAGGCACGTTCGTCGAACCGCTGCGCGCCCGGTTGTCCGGGCCGGACGCGGACCTGCGCGCCCGGCTCGCGGGATCGCTGCTGGCGGGGCTGCTGTACGGGCTGCTGGTGGTCGGTGACGAGCGGCTGCTGGCCGCCGACCGCGGTGAGCTGGTGTCCCGGTACGGCGCCTTGCTGCAGGACCTGCTGACTCCGCGGGCCTGA
- a CDS encoding dihydrolipoamide acetyltransferase family protein — protein MSTRTFALPDLGEGLTEAQLVRWLVEPGGAVAIDAPVAEVETAKAMVEVPSPYAGVVAELHGAEGATIAVGAPLITVETARAEADGAPSGGDEQRGGSGNVLIGYGTGPAADAPPRRRRRSAPAPERAAGERPAVVSPLVRKLAKDRSVDLTAIRGSGANGLITRSDVESAATSADMGTAAPVDAGAVAPADTGAVASADAGADARTGLPIRERIPLTGTRGAIAAALSRSRQEIPEATTWVDVDATELVAHRAADAGGPGLLALVARFALAGLARFPVLNARVAGGEIQVLDGINLGIATHTDRGLVVPVVRDAHRLSARGLDAEIRSATAAAKDGSAGLTGGSFTLNNYGSFGVDGSAAIINHPEVAILGMGRILPRPWVVDGRLEPRRITQLSLVFDHRVCDGGTAAGFLRFVADAVESPVSALADL, from the coding sequence ATGAGCACCCGCACCTTCGCCCTGCCCGACCTCGGGGAAGGGCTCACCGAAGCGCAGCTGGTCCGCTGGCTGGTCGAACCCGGCGGCGCGGTCGCGATCGACGCGCCGGTGGCCGAGGTGGAGACCGCCAAGGCGATGGTCGAGGTGCCATCGCCCTACGCCGGGGTTGTCGCCGAACTGCACGGTGCAGAAGGCGCCACGATCGCCGTGGGCGCACCGCTGATCACGGTGGAAACCGCGCGGGCCGAAGCCGACGGCGCGCCCTCCGGTGGGGACGAGCAGCGCGGCGGTTCCGGGAACGTCCTCATCGGGTACGGGACCGGACCTGCCGCTGATGCTCCGCCGCGTCGTCGCCGCCGATCCGCTCCGGCGCCCGAGCGGGCGGCGGGGGAGCGGCCCGCGGTCGTGTCCCCGCTGGTGCGCAAGCTCGCCAAGGATCGCAGTGTCGATCTCACCGCGATCCGCGGGAGCGGTGCGAACGGCCTGATCACGAGGTCCGATGTGGAGTCCGCCGCGACATCGGCGGACATGGGCACTGCGGCACCGGTGGACGCGGGCGCCGTGGCACCGGCGGACACGGGAGCTGTGGCATCGGCGGACGCGGGAGCCGACGCGCGTACCGGCTTGCCGATCCGTGAACGCATCCCCCTGACCGGCACGCGCGGAGCCATCGCCGCCGCGCTCTCCCGCAGCAGGCAGGAGATCCCGGAAGCAACGACCTGGGTGGACGTGGACGCGACCGAACTGGTGGCGCACCGCGCCGCCGACGCGGGCGGACCCGGCCTGCTGGCCCTCGTCGCGCGGTTCGCGCTCGCCGGCCTGGCCCGCTTCCCGGTGCTCAACGCGCGGGTCGCGGGCGGGGAGATCCAGGTGCTCGACGGGATCAACCTCGGCATCGCCACGCACACCGATCGCGGACTGGTGGTGCCCGTGGTGCGCGACGCGCACCGGCTCAGCGCCCGCGGGCTCGACGCGGAGATCCGCAGCGCGACCGCCGCGGCGAAGGACGGCTCGGCCGGGCTCACCGGCGGGTCGTTCACGCTCAACAACTACGGGTCGTTCGGCGTCGACGGCAGCGCGGCGATCATCAACCACCCCGAGGTGGCGATCCTCGGCATGGGGCGCATCCTGCCGCGGCCGTGGGTCGTGGACGGGCGGCTGGAGCCGCGGCGGATCACTCAGCTGTCGCTGGTGTTCGACCACCGCGTGTGCGACGGCGGGACCGCCGCCGGCTTCCTGCGGTTCGTGGCCGATGCCGTCGAGTCGCCCGTTTCCGCGCTCGCCGACCTCTGA
- a CDS encoding SDR family NAD(P)-dependent oxidoreductase, with product MAQEPGTAQEPRPVRAASTVDEWLTHPEGGVLLREMLAQAGFDEQALAPVRQLSLRQLAELSQGALPEDVVDDLVRRANGGTIPDEDVPDDRPAWQERITPGRFEGRTVIVTGAGSGIGRATTSRVAREGGRVVAVDISADRLAEIAELPDVVTVQADLTDPGHTERILEAAGERIDGLANVAGVVDDFSPIHEVSDEVWERIFAINVDGVFRLTRAVVPAMLAAGSGSIVNVASEAALRGSAAGVAYTASKHAVVGITRSAAFMYGPQGVRVNAVAPGGVATGIGGGIGSGEMSEFGRGRVRDFVALMPSVATAQQLAASISFLLSDDGVNISGAVVPSDGGWSAQ from the coding sequence ATGGCGCAGGAACCCGGGACGGCGCAGGAACCCCGGCCGGTGCGGGCGGCCAGCACGGTCGACGAGTGGCTCACCCACCCCGAGGGCGGCGTGCTGCTGCGCGAGATGCTCGCGCAGGCGGGCTTCGACGAGCAGGCGCTGGCGCCGGTCCGGCAGCTCTCGTTGCGGCAGCTGGCCGAGCTCAGCCAGGGCGCCCTGCCCGAGGACGTCGTCGACGACCTGGTGCGGCGTGCGAACGGCGGCACGATCCCGGACGAGGACGTTCCGGACGACCGGCCCGCCTGGCAGGAACGGATCACGCCGGGCCGCTTCGAGGGCCGGACCGTGATCGTCACCGGTGCCGGTTCCGGCATCGGCAGGGCCACCACGTCCCGGGTGGCCAGGGAAGGCGGGCGAGTGGTCGCGGTGGACATCTCCGCCGACCGGCTGGCCGAGATCGCCGAGCTGCCGGACGTGGTGACCGTGCAGGCCGACCTCACCGACCCCGGCCACACCGAGCGGATCCTGGAAGCCGCCGGCGAGCGGATCGACGGGCTGGCCAACGTCGCGGGCGTGGTCGACGACTTCAGCCCGATCCACGAAGTCTCCGACGAGGTCTGGGAGCGGATCTTCGCGATCAACGTGGACGGGGTGTTCCGGCTGACCCGCGCGGTCGTGCCCGCGATGCTCGCGGCCGGGAGCGGTTCGATCGTCAACGTCGCCTCCGAAGCCGCGCTGCGCGGATCGGCCGCGGGCGTCGCCTACACCGCCTCGAAGCACGCCGTCGTCGGCATCACGCGCAGTGCGGCGTTCATGTACGGGCCACAGGGTGTGCGGGTCAACGCGGTCGCGCCCGGTGGCGTCGCCACCGGCATCGGCGGCGGCATCGGCAGCGGCGAGATGTCCGAGTTCGGGCGGGGGCGCGTCCGCGATTTCGTGGCGCTGATGCCGTCGGTCGCCACCGCGCAGCAGCTCGCCGCCTCGATCAGCTTCCTGCTCAGCGATGACGGGGTGAACATCTCCGGGGCGGTGGTGCCGTCCGACGGCGGCTGGTCGGCGCAGTGA
- a CDS encoding thiamine pyrophosphate-dependent enzyme, which translates to MTRDGPIRLLAADGAVVEDQRHSLPPAESLLAHYRTMVLGRRLNELAGALVRQGRLAVYPSSRGQEACQVVAAGALRPGDWLFPTYRDSVAAAARGVDAVEVLTLLAGDWHCGYDPLRHRVAPQATPLATQLPHAVGVAHAARLKGEDTVVMALCGDGATSEGDFHEALNFAAVLRAPVVFLVQNNKYAISVPLARQSVAPSLADKGVGYGMPGVLVDGNDAAALSVVLQEAVERAAAGAGPTLVEADTYRLEAHTNADDAARYRADAEVSEWQPRDPLIRLRAHLRAEGVLDDRADAEIAEAAEAEAERVRTALAADSPVDPAELFAHVHARPTPDVAAQAALLQAELAAQEEIR; encoded by the coding sequence ATGACGCGGGATGGGCCGATCCGGCTGCTGGCGGCGGACGGAGCAGTGGTCGAGGACCAGCGCCATTCGTTGCCACCGGCGGAATCGCTGCTGGCGCACTACCGCACGATGGTGCTGGGCAGGCGGCTCAACGAACTGGCCGGTGCCTTGGTCCGCCAGGGCAGGCTCGCGGTTTACCCGTCTTCGCGCGGCCAGGAAGCCTGCCAGGTCGTCGCGGCCGGTGCGCTGCGCCCGGGCGACTGGTTGTTCCCGACCTACCGCGACTCGGTCGCGGCCGCCGCCCGCGGTGTGGACGCGGTCGAAGTCCTGACGCTGCTGGCGGGCGACTGGCATTGCGGTTACGACCCGCTGCGGCACCGGGTGGCTCCGCAGGCGACACCGTTGGCCACGCAGCTGCCGCACGCGGTCGGCGTGGCGCACGCCGCGCGGCTCAAGGGCGAGGACACCGTGGTCATGGCGTTGTGCGGGGACGGGGCGACCAGCGAGGGCGATTTCCACGAGGCGCTCAACTTCGCCGCGGTGCTGCGGGCGCCGGTCGTGTTCCTGGTGCAGAACAACAAGTACGCGATCTCAGTTCCGCTGGCGCGGCAGTCGGTGGCGCCTTCGCTGGCGGACAAGGGCGTCGGCTACGGGATGCCGGGTGTGCTGGTCGACGGCAACGACGCCGCGGCGCTTTCGGTGGTGCTGCAGGAGGCGGTCGAGCGAGCCGCGGCCGGTGCGGGCCCGACGCTCGTCGAGGCCGACACCTACCGACTTGAAGCGCACACCAACGCCGACGACGCGGCGCGGTACCGCGCCGACGCGGAGGTCTCGGAATGGCAACCGCGGGACCCGCTGATCCGGCTGCGCGCGCACTTGCGCGCCGAAGGGGTGCTCGACGACCGGGCCGACGCCGAAATCGCTGAGGCGGCCGAGGCCGAGGCAGAGCGCGTCCGCACCGCACTGGCGGCGGACTCCCCGGTCGACCCGGCCGAGCTGTTCGCCCACGTGCACGCGAGGCCGACACCGGACGTGGCCGCGCAGGCCGCGTTGTTGCAAGCGGAATTGGCTGCACAGGAGGAGATCCGGTGA
- a CDS encoding transketolase C-terminal domain-containing protein → MAGALNTALRDAMTADDSVVVFGEDVGPLGGVFRVTDGLTATFGEQRCFDTPLAEAGIAGLAIGMAMNGLRPVVEMQFDAFAYPAFEQITSHLAKMANRTRGRVRLPVVVRVPYAGGIGGVEHHCDSSEAYYAHTPGLTVVAPSSNADAYGLLRAAIEHPDPVIFLEPKKHYFSAEQVDTTREVPPIGRAVVRRPGADATLIAYGPSVPVALGAAEMAAAEGRDLGVVDLRSIVPFDDATVLAEVRRTGRAVVVAEAPGFASVASEIAARVAEGCFHHLEAPVRRVTGFDVPYPPPKLERHYLPGAERVLDTVDELQWDHR, encoded by the coding sequence ATGGCCGGAGCGCTCAACACGGCACTGCGCGACGCGATGACCGCCGACGATTCGGTGGTCGTGTTCGGCGAGGACGTCGGCCCGCTCGGCGGGGTCTTCCGGGTGACCGACGGGCTGACCGCGACGTTCGGCGAACAGCGCTGCTTCGACACGCCGCTGGCCGAGGCGGGCATCGCCGGGCTCGCGATCGGGATGGCGATGAACGGGCTGCGCCCGGTCGTGGAGATGCAGTTCGACGCGTTCGCCTACCCCGCGTTCGAGCAGATCACCAGCCACTTGGCGAAGATGGCCAACCGCACGCGCGGACGCGTCCGGCTGCCCGTGGTGGTGCGCGTGCCCTACGCCGGAGGCATCGGCGGGGTCGAGCACCACTGCGACTCGTCCGAGGCGTACTACGCGCACACTCCGGGACTCACCGTGGTGGCGCCTTCGTCCAACGCGGACGCTTACGGGCTGCTGCGGGCGGCGATCGAGCATCCGGACCCGGTCATCTTCCTCGAGCCGAAGAAGCACTACTTCAGCGCCGAGCAGGTCGACACCACGCGCGAAGTGCCGCCGATCGGCCGGGCGGTGGTGCGCAGGCCCGGCGCGGACGCCACGCTGATCGCCTACGGCCCGTCCGTGCCGGTCGCGCTCGGCGCCGCCGAGATGGCCGCCGCGGAAGGGCGCGACCTGGGCGTGGTCGACCTGCGCTCGATCGTGCCGTTCGACGACGCGACCGTGCTTGCCGAGGTGCGCCGGACCGGGCGCGCGGTCGTGGTGGCCGAAGCGCCCGGGTTCGCCTCGGTGGCCTCCGAGATCGCCGCGCGGGTCGCCGAGGGGTGCTTCCACCACCTCGAAGCGCCGGTCCGGCGGGTCACCGGGTTCGACGTGCCGTACCCGCCGCCGAAGCTCGAACGGCACTACCTGCCCGGCGCCGAGCGCGTCCTGGACACCGTCGACGAACTGCAATGGGATCACCGATGA
- a CDS encoding type 1 glutamine amidotransferase domain-containing protein: MANTNRVLIIVTSVGEYEKAGFRTGLWLGELTHFYDVVEQAGYEPVIASIAGGHVPIDPESLSHDVLGELGTDRRYADRQFMDQLRETRSVAEVDPAHYDAIYLTGGHGVMFDFAQSDRLAGLLREFHESGKVVSAVCHGPCGLLGAQLSDGRYLVDGKDVTGFSWPEEELAQRDRAVPYSLQDELKQRGAEYSTAEQPFATYVREDDRLITGQNPGSAKAVAEAVVAKLR, from the coding sequence ATGGCCAACACCAACCGGGTACTGATCATCGTCACGAGCGTCGGCGAGTACGAGAAGGCCGGATTCCGCACCGGGCTGTGGCTCGGCGAGCTGACCCACTTCTACGACGTGGTCGAACAGGCCGGATACGAACCCGTCATCGCCAGCATCGCGGGCGGACATGTGCCCATCGACCCGGAAAGCCTGTCCCACGACGTGCTCGGCGAGCTGGGCACCGACCGGCGCTACGCCGACCGGCAGTTCATGGACCAGCTGCGCGAGACCAGGTCCGTGGCCGAGGTCGACCCGGCCCACTACGACGCGATCTATCTCACCGGCGGCCACGGCGTGATGTTCGACTTCGCCCAGAGCGACCGGCTGGCCGGGCTGCTGCGGGAGTTCCACGAGTCCGGGAAGGTCGTCTCCGCGGTCTGCCACGGCCCGTGCGGGCTGCTCGGCGCGCAGCTTTCCGACGGGCGGTACCTGGTCGACGGCAAGGACGTCACCGGCTTCTCATGGCCGGAGGAAGAACTGGCGCAACGCGACCGGGCCGTGCCCTACAGCCTGCAGGACGAGCTCAAGCAGCGGGGCGCCGAGTATTCGACGGCCGAGCAGCCCTTCGCCACGTACGTTCGCGAGGACGACCGGTTGATCACCGGCCAGAACCCCGGTAGCGCCAAGGCCGTCGCCGAGGCAGTGGTCGCCAAGCTGCGCTGA
- a CDS encoding cytochrome ubiquinol oxidase subunit I, whose translation MSAAEAVSAAVPGTPAQAAVLAVAHSPADLAAARTQMGFSLGWHIVIACFGVGMPAITLIAEWRGHRYDDPTYRLLAHRWARAMGVLFAVGAVSGTILSFEMGLLWPGMMYTYGEVIGLPFTLEGFAFFIEAIFLGIYLYAWDRLPPRVHMLTAVPICIAGVASAFFVVTANAWMNQPRGFDVDDGRVVQVDPWAAMFNPAAWPQTVHMIIAAFMVAGFGMAAVYAVAILRGRNDRYHRLGFRLPFTVGAVLAPVQIGVGDWAAKFLATNQPAKLAAIEGVYRTASGVPLHVGGVYRDGEMHYALEIPDGLSLLAHWDPGATIIGLAEFPAADRPPVNIVHWSFQIMVAIGFALLALGVWFAITWWRRRNLPRSSWFFAGAALAGVAAPIAVESGWITTEVGRQPWIVWGHMRTEDAVSPVPGLVVGLLAVLAVYLVLTITSVYVLRRLAKVPLAQDEDVP comes from the coding sequence GTGAGCGCGGCGGAGGCCGTGAGCGCGGCGGTGCCGGGCACCCCGGCGCAGGCCGCGGTCCTCGCGGTGGCGCACTCCCCCGCCGATCTGGCCGCGGCCCGCACGCAGATGGGGTTCTCGCTCGGCTGGCACATCGTGATCGCCTGCTTCGGGGTGGGGATGCCCGCGATCACGCTCATCGCCGAATGGCGCGGCCACCGCTACGACGACCCCACCTACCGCCTGCTCGCGCACCGGTGGGCCAGGGCGATGGGTGTGCTGTTCGCCGTGGGAGCGGTCTCCGGCACCATCCTGAGCTTCGAGATGGGGCTGCTGTGGCCGGGGATGATGTACACCTACGGCGAAGTCATCGGGCTGCCGTTCACCCTCGAGGGGTTCGCGTTCTTCATCGAGGCGATCTTCCTCGGGATCTACCTGTACGCGTGGGACCGGTTGCCGCCCCGCGTGCACATGCTCACCGCCGTCCCGATCTGCATCGCCGGGGTCGCCTCGGCGTTCTTCGTGGTCACCGCGAACGCCTGGATGAACCAGCCGCGCGGGTTCGACGTCGACGACGGCCGGGTCGTGCAGGTCGACCCGTGGGCGGCGATGTTCAACCCGGCCGCCTGGCCGCAGACCGTGCACATGATCATCGCCGCGTTCATGGTGGCGGGTTTCGGCATGGCCGCCGTCTACGCGGTGGCGATCCTGCGCGGCCGAAACGACCGCTACCACCGGCTGGGTTTCCGGCTGCCGTTCACCGTGGGCGCCGTGCTCGCCCCGGTGCAGATCGGAGTCGGTGACTGGGCGGCGAAGTTCCTCGCGACGAACCAGCCCGCGAAGCTCGCCGCGATCGAGGGCGTGTACCGCACGGCCAGCGGAGTCCCGCTGCACGTCGGCGGGGTCTACCGCGACGGCGAGATGCACTACGCGCTGGAGATCCCCGACGGGCTGTCGCTGCTGGCGCACTGGGATCCGGGCGCCACGATCATCGGGCTCGCGGAGTTCCCAGCGGCCGACCGCCCGCCGGTCAACATCGTGCACTGGTCATTCCAGATCATGGTGGCGATCGGGTTCGCGCTGCTGGCGCTCGGGGTCTGGTTCGCGATCACCTGGTGGCGGCGCCGGAACCTGCCGCGTTCGAGCTGGTTCTTCGCGGGCGCGGCCCTCGCCGGGGTGGCCGCCCCGATCGCGGTGGAATCCGGGTGGATCACCACCGAGGTCGGCAGGCAGCCGTGGATCGTGTGGGGCCACATGCGCACCGAGGACGCCGTTTCGCCGGTGCCGGGTCTCGTGGTGGGGCTGCTGGCGGTGCTGGCGGTCTACCTGGTGCTCACGATCACCAGCGTGTACGTGCTGCGCAGGCTGGCGAAGGTGCCGCTGGCGCAGGACGAGGACGTGCCGTGA
- a CDS encoding cytochrome d ubiquinol oxidase subunit II: MILANLLIGTMWVALTAYVLLGGADFGAGWWALLTGRSRYGSRQRELIDHSIGPVWEANHVWLIFVIVLCWSGFPAVFASVSSTMYIPLTLVALGIIARGSAFAFRKASTATAQRHAYGSVFALSSVLTPFFLGTVAGGIASGRASLGIAQGDIITSWINPTSMLGGVLAVAAAAYLAAVYLCADAVREGADDLATAFRAKALVTAAVTGVVALAGIAVLHADAPVLYRGLIGPGLPIIIVSVVTGVASLALLLIRRYVACRVAAALAVTALLWGWAVAQYPLVLLPDTTIRMAAANPSVLLAALISSAVGAVLLVPSLLWMFVLFQRSPRRSRT, encoded by the coding sequence GTGATCCTCGCGAACCTGCTGATCGGGACGATGTGGGTGGCGCTGACCGCCTACGTCCTGCTCGGTGGCGCCGACTTCGGCGCGGGCTGGTGGGCGCTGCTGACCGGCCGGAGCCGGTACGGCTCCCGGCAGCGGGAGCTGATCGACCACTCGATCGGCCCGGTGTGGGAGGCCAACCACGTATGGCTGATCTTCGTGATCGTGCTCTGCTGGAGCGGGTTCCCCGCCGTGTTCGCCTCCGTCTCGTCCACCATGTACATCCCGTTGACGCTGGTGGCGCTGGGCATCATCGCGCGCGGTTCCGCCTTCGCGTTCCGCAAGGCCAGCACCGCGACCGCCCAGCGGCACGCCTACGGCTCCGTGTTCGCGCTCTCGTCGGTGCTCACGCCGTTCTTCCTGGGCACCGTCGCCGGCGGGATCGCGTCCGGGCGCGCGTCGCTGGGCATCGCGCAGGGCGACATCATCACCAGCTGGATCAACCCGACCTCGATGCTGGGCGGGGTGCTGGCCGTCGCGGCCGCCGCGTACCTGGCCGCGGTCTACCTGTGCGCGGACGCGGTGCGCGAAGGCGCCGACGACCTCGCCACCGCGTTCCGCGCGAAGGCGCTGGTGACCGCGGCGGTCACCGGAGTCGTAGCGCTCGCGGGCATCGCCGTGCTGCACGCCGACGCGCCGGTGCTCTACCGGGGACTGATCGGGCCCGGTCTGCCGATCATCATCGTCTCGGTCGTGACCGGGGTGGCCTCCTTGGCGCTGCTGCTGATCCGGCGCTACGTGGCCTGCCGGGTCGCGGCCGCGCTCGCGGTCACCGCACTGCTGTGGGGATGGGCGGTCGCGCAATATCCGCTGGTGCTGCTGCCGGACACCACGATCCGGATGGCCGCGGCGAACCCGTCGGTGCTGCTGGCGGCGCTGATCTCCTCGGCGGTGGGAGCGGTTCTGCTGGTGCCTTCGCTGCTGTGGATGTTCGTGCTGTTCCAGCGATCCCCGCGGCGGTCCCGGACCTGA
- a CDS encoding aldo/keto reductase: MSATPTIALPSGEVIPALGQGTWGWAERPERREGEIDALHAGIDLGMTLVDTAEMYGDGAAEELLGSALGGRRDEVFLVDKVLPQHATKQGVIDACERSLRRLRTDRIDLYLLHWRGRTPLEETLEAFAELVRSGRIRYWGVSNFDPEDMSELARTRGGEGVGTDQVLYNLTRRGVEYDLLPWCRQRELPVMAYSPIEQGRMLDSPALRQVAERHDASPAQIGLAWLLRNEGVCAIPRASSRAHVQENHAALRLRLSEQDFAELDEAFPPPTSPQPLEVL; this comes from the coding sequence GTGTCCGCAACCCCGACGATCGCGCTGCCCTCCGGCGAGGTGATCCCGGCGCTGGGCCAGGGCACCTGGGGCTGGGCCGAGCGCCCCGAGCGCCGCGAAGGCGAGATCGATGCGCTGCACGCCGGAATCGACCTGGGCATGACGCTGGTCGACACCGCGGAGATGTACGGCGACGGCGCGGCCGAGGAACTGCTCGGTTCGGCACTCGGCGGCCGCCGCGACGAGGTCTTCCTCGTCGACAAGGTGCTGCCGCAGCACGCCACGAAGCAGGGCGTGATCGACGCCTGCGAGCGGAGCCTGCGGCGGCTGCGAACCGACCGCATCGACCTGTACCTGCTGCACTGGCGCGGCCGGACACCGCTGGAAGAAACGCTGGAGGCGTTCGCCGAGCTGGTGCGGTCCGGCCGGATCCGGTATTGGGGCGTGAGCAACTTCGACCCCGAGGACATGTCCGAGCTCGCCCGCACCCGCGGCGGCGAAGGCGTCGGCACCGACCAGGTGCTCTACAACCTCACCCGCCGCGGCGTCGAGTACGACCTGCTGCCGTGGTGCAGGCAGCGCGAGTTGCCGGTGATGGCCTACTCCCCGATCGAACAGGGCCGGATGCTGGATTCGCCCGCGCTGCGGCAGGTGGCCGAGCGCCACGACGCGAGCCCCGCGCAGATCGGACTGGCCTGGCTGCTGCGCAACGAGGGCGTCTGCGCCATCCCGCGCGCGAGCAGCCGGGCGCACGTGCAGGAGAACCACGCGGCGCTGCGGTTGCGGCTGTCCGAACAGGACTTCGCCGAACTCGACGAGGCGTTCCCGCCGCCGACGAGCCCGCAGCCGCTCGAAGTGCTCTGA
- a CDS encoding diguanylate cyclase, translated as MSSCQDEPEDPLLAGVVPAAERRIWLLLDAGRFEEAEAAFDRIPAAPDEAGYARAVVLVNRALLAARLDRIPRTIQLAAEGWSRLDLESADDASSAHAVGMLGYLLGSVGSHDSAVAMGTSAVRLARRCGDPDTLAHCLLREAGTRLAGLIDDPDATRADFTAVQALCEESLSLASPSQTRRRALTASARVLASLDSLEEAESRATRALELSRRTEDCYTLSFANRVLVEVRKRQGRLHEARAFADRAVDAVQRTREYRLFRRFSWQLATLCRELDDPAGEAAALHRMIGAGRTTVRALHEGLGQALEQRHLSMREQRREEAARKAADRDPLTGLLNRRGLEHRATVLFDRAGGTVVPWLVLIDVDHFKDINDRAGHAAGDRTLQEMSRLLRRECRDQDLVCRWSGDEFVVLAVDSRAAGCPPAGAAAAERIRRRVGEHDWRGVLGDSAAGAEVTVSIGVASAAGALPDLVQAADNALYRAKREGRNRIGTAARSAS; from the coding sequence GTGAGCAGCTGCCAGGACGAACCCGAGGATCCGCTGCTGGCAGGGGTCGTTCCCGCAGCGGAGCGGCGGATCTGGCTGTTGCTGGACGCCGGCCGCTTCGAGGAGGCCGAAGCCGCGTTCGACCGCATACCGGCCGCGCCGGACGAGGCCGGATACGCCCGGGCCGTGGTCCTGGTGAACCGGGCGCTGCTGGCCGCGCGGCTGGACCGCATCCCGCGGACGATCCAGCTGGCCGCCGAAGGGTGGTCCCGGCTCGACCTGGAAAGCGCAGACGACGCGAGCTCGGCGCACGCGGTCGGGATGCTCGGTTATCTGCTGGGGTCGGTGGGCAGCCACGATTCCGCGGTGGCGATGGGCACCTCGGCGGTGCGGCTGGCGCGCCGTTGCGGTGATCCCGACACCTTGGCGCACTGCCTGCTGCGCGAGGCGGGCACGCGGCTGGCCGGGCTGATCGACGACCCCGACGCCACCCGCGCCGATTTCACCGCGGTGCAGGCGCTCTGCGAGGAATCGCTGTCGCTGGCCTCGCCGAGCCAGACCCGCCGCCGGGCGCTGACCGCGAGCGCGCGGGTGCTGGCCAGCTTGGACTCCCTGGAGGAGGCCGAGAGCCGCGCCACGCGAGCACTCGAGCTCAGCCGCCGGACGGAGGACTGCTACACGCTGTCGTTCGCGAACCGCGTCCTCGTGGAGGTCCGCAAGCGCCAGGGGCGCCTGCACGAAGCCAGGGCCTTCGCCGACCGGGCGGTGGACGCGGTGCAGCGCACTCGCGAATACCGGCTGTTCCGGCGGTTCTCGTGGCAGCTGGCGACGCTGTGCCGGGAGCTGGACGACCCGGCAGGCGAGGCCGCCGCGCTGCACCGCATGATCGGGGCCGGGCGCACGACCGTGCGCGCCTTGCACGAGGGTCTCGGGCAGGCGCTGGAACAGCGCCACCTGTCCATGCGGGAGCAGCGGCGCGAAGAGGCCGCGCGGAAGGCGGCCGACCGCGACCCGCTGACCGGCCTGCTCAACCGCCGGGGCCTGGAGCACCGCGCGACGGTGCTGTTCGACCGGGCCGGGGGAACCGTCGTGCCGTGGCTGGTGCTGATCGACGTCGACCACTTCAAGGACATCAACGACCGCGCGGGACACGCCGCGGGCGATCGGACGCTGCAGGAGATGAGCAGGCTGCTGCGGCGCGAATGCCGCGATCAGGACCTGGTGTGCAGGTGGTCGGGTGACGAGTTCGTCGTGCTGGCCGTCGACAGCCGCGCGGCGGGCTGCCCACCGGCAGGTGCGGCCGCGGCGGAACGGATCCGGCGCCGCGTCGGCGAACACGACTGGCGCGGTGTTCTCGGCGACAGCGCGGCCGGTGCGGAGGTGACCGTGAGCATCGGCGTGGCTTCCGCGGCAGGCGCGCTGCCAGACCTCGTGCAAGCTGCCGACAACGCGCTGTACCGGGCGAAGCGGGAAGGCCGGAACCGCATCGGCACCGCCGCGCGATCCGCGAGCTGA